A genomic window from Quercus lobata isolate SW786 chromosome 10, ValleyOak3.0 Primary Assembly, whole genome shotgun sequence includes:
- the LOC115966111 gene encoding uncharacterized protein LOC115966111 — MVSNSITTASMSSGPNTRDLGKKKRANRSAKLKQCKLDARREQWLSQGTAKNKGCKEEQNDGVQSRKGVNSSLKNLEMSSRGEEMEGSMLIHQYSDLDSPANSPTSVTSSVLGGSTDSGTNFTGTSSGSSRSSSSSSGGYCSGNITEDEEGGEEGGGDDGCLDDWEAVADALVAENKNPCSESSLERESVAELVSSREANDGVGLGGGDLKPECPKMVLRGACGNSQAWRPDDAFRPRSLPNLSKQQSLPNPDRHYGGGAGGVTWGCNKVVSMPTSCPICYEDLDFTDSSFLPCLCGFRLCLFCHKRILEEDGRCPGCRKPYETDAVEAETSVHGGSLTFRLARSCSMIARS, encoded by the exons ATGGTTTCAAACTCGATCACCACAGCTTCGATGTCTTCGGGTCCGAACACGAGGGATTTGGGCAAGAAGAAGAGG gCAAACAGGTCCGCCAAATTGAAGCAGTGCAAGCTTGACGCTCGTCGCGAACAATGGCTATCTCAAG GTACGGCGAAAAACAAAGGGTGTAAGGAGGAACAAAACGACGGCGTTCAGTCACGTAAAGGGGTGAACAGTTCGTTGAAGAATTTAGAGATGAGTTCTAGAGGTGAAGAAATGGAAGGGTCGATGTTGATTCATCAATACAGCGATTTGGACTCGCCGGCGAACAGTCCAACCAGTGTGACTAGTAGTGTCTTGGGGGGTAGTACTGATTCGGGTACGAATTTCACTGGGACTAGCAGTGGTAGCAGTAGAAGTAGTAGTAGTAGCAGTGGTGGGTATTGCTCTGGGAATATTAcagaagatgaagaaggaggtgaagaaggaggaggagatgATGGGTGTTTGGATGATTGGGAAGCTGTGGCGGATGCTTTAGTGGCTGAAAACAAAAACCCGTGTTCAGAATCTTCTCTGGAGCGTGAATCTGTTGCTGAATTGGTTTCTTCTAGGGAAGCGAATGATGGGGTGGGATTAGGAGGTGGTGATTTGAAGCCCGAGTGTCCAAAAATGGTTCTGAGGGGGGCTTGTGGGAACAGCCAAGCGTGGAGGCCGGATGATGCTTTTAGGCCTCGGAGTTTACCCAATTTGTCTAAGCAGCAAAGCTTGCCTAATCCAGATCGGCATTATGGCGGAGGAGCAGGAGGGGTCACGTGGGGTTGTAACAAAGTGGTGTCTATGCCAACTTCGTGTCCTATATGCTATGAGGATTTGGATTTCACAGACTCGAGCTTTTTGCCTTGCTTGTGTGGGTTCCGGCTCTGCCTTTTCTGCCACAAGAGGATTCTTGAGGAGGATGGCCGCTGTCCTGGATGCAGGAAGCCATATGAGACTGACGCCGTTGAGGCAGAGACAAGTGTTCATGGGGGCAGCCTGACTTTCAGGTTGGCTCGTTCTTGTAGTATGATCGCAAGGTCTTAG